In Leisingera sp. NJS204, the following are encoded in one genomic region:
- a CDS encoding maleylacetate reductase encodes MFDTAKYGSDQTVIFEAGLHRALDRHVSALDANRVLVLTTPHQSDLGLELAAQLGAKAAGVFCRAAMHTPVEVTEEALAHLQDVGADTVLTAGGGSTIGLGKALALRIGVTQIALPTTYAGSECTPILGQTENGVKTTVNDSNLRPAAVLYDPELVATLPVPMTVTSTLNAMAHAVEALYAQDRNPQSTELALTGLRIFAGALPRVMEDPAGLEARLATQQGAWACGTVLGQVGMALHHKLCHTLGGSFGLPHAETHAIVLPHSAAYNAAAVPGLLAPVGEIFGSADPAAALWQFAKDHGAPMALRDLGLAEADLDRAADLAVQNPYWNPKEITRPGIRDLLARAWGGDAPGN; translated from the coding sequence ATGTTCGACACTGCAAAATACGGATCAGATCAGACCGTCATCTTTGAGGCGGGGCTGCACCGCGCCTTGGACCGTCATGTTTCTGCGCTGGATGCCAACCGCGTTCTGGTGCTGACCACACCGCATCAATCGGATCTCGGGCTGGAGCTGGCGGCGCAGCTGGGCGCCAAGGCGGCAGGTGTGTTCTGCCGCGCCGCCATGCATACGCCGGTCGAGGTGACCGAGGAAGCCCTGGCACATCTGCAGGATGTCGGCGCGGACACTGTGCTGACGGCCGGCGGCGGTTCGACCATCGGGCTTGGCAAGGCGCTGGCTCTGCGCATCGGCGTCACCCAGATTGCCCTGCCCACGACTTATGCCGGCAGCGAATGCACGCCGATCCTCGGCCAGACTGAGAACGGGGTGAAAACCACGGTGAATGACAGCAATCTGCGCCCGGCCGCCGTGCTTTATGACCCGGAACTGGTGGCAACCCTTCCGGTACCGATGACCGTGACAAGCACGCTCAATGCCATGGCCCATGCCGTCGAGGCGCTCTATGCGCAGGACCGCAATCCACAGTCGACTGAACTGGCGCTGACCGGGCTGCGTATCTTTGCCGGCGCCCTGCCGCGGGTGATGGAGGATCCGGCCGGTCTGGAAGCGCGCCTTGCCACGCAGCAGGGTGCCTGGGCCTGCGGCACGGTACTGGGACAGGTGGGCATGGCGCTGCATCACAAGCTTTGCCACACACTTGGCGGCAGCTTCGGCCTGCCGCACGCAGAAACCCATGCCATCGTGCTGCCGCACTCCGCCGCCTATAACGCTGCTGCCGTGCCCGGCCTGCTGGCCCCCGTTGGCGAAATCTTTGGAAGTGCCGATCCGGCGGCCGCTCTTTGGCAATTCGCCAAGGATCACGGCGCCCCGATGGCGCTGCGCGATCTGGGGCTGGCAGAGGCGGATCTGGACCGCGCTGCCGATCTGGCAGTGCAGAACCCCTATTGGAACCCAAAAGAAATCACCCGGCCGGGCATTCGGGACCTGCTGGCGCGCGCCTGGGGAGGAGACGCGCCGGGTAACTGA
- a CDS encoding GntR family transcriptional regulator, with protein sequence MPAPRENMSYRDIKQVVLDRIQNKIWAPDSLLPSETDLAVEFSSTRTTVNRALRELAEEGYLERKRKAGTRVLNSPVRKAQFSIPLVRDEIAETGAAYRYSLVESRIMPAPAWLSARLDIPQKQEVLHIRCMHYAGNAPFQYEVRWVVTDSIPEVLEADFTQSGPNDWLVQKVPFTNLELSFMATKADQTVSEFLDAPLGDPLFTAERITWLRTKPVTLAKLFFAPGYKMTTHL encoded by the coding sequence ATGCCAGCCCCCCGCGAGAACATGAGCTACAGGGATATCAAGCAGGTCGTTCTGGACCGGATCCAAAACAAAATCTGGGCGCCGGACAGTCTGCTGCCCAGCGAAACGGACCTGGCAGTTGAATTTTCAAGCACGCGCACCACTGTGAACCGGGCACTGCGGGAGCTGGCCGAAGAAGGCTATCTGGAACGCAAGCGGAAGGCCGGGACGCGGGTTTTGAATTCACCGGTCCGCAAAGCCCAGTTTTCCATCCCCCTGGTGCGGGATGAAATCGCTGAAACAGGCGCCGCCTACCGGTATTCCCTGGTGGAAAGCCGTATCATGCCCGCCCCGGCATGGCTGTCAGCCCGGCTTGATATCCCTCAAAAGCAGGAGGTTCTGCATATCAGATGCATGCATTATGCCGGCAATGCGCCGTTCCAGTATGAAGTGCGCTGGGTTGTGACAGACAGCATCCCCGAAGTACTGGAGGCGGATTTCACCCAATCCGGTCCGAATGATTGGCTGGTGCAAAAAGTTCCCTTCACAAATCTTGAGCTGAGCTTCATGGCGACCAAGGCCGATCAGACAGTGTCCGAATTTCTGGACGCCCCTCTGGGGGACCCGTTGTTCACGGCGGAAAGGATTACTTGGCTGCGCACCAAGCCTGTAACGCTGGCAAAGCTGTTTTTTGCTCCCGGATATAAAATGACGACTCATCTTTAA
- a CDS encoding LysR family transcriptional regulator yields the protein MKLDPRHLELLFAIVDRGGLTEGAELLGKSQPSLSRSLAMLEERVGAPLFEPGRRPLQPTELGLALAEEGRKVFLAVRGSGAVLEQFQRGKSGAVRVAGTPVFLDGVISPMIAEFQMGYPDVRIDQSYGYPGDLMPKLKEGTLDLAVLPLRQASIPEGFSFDQILPGRNVIACRAGHPLVRRGAVKLPEIAQYSWIAPPADSPLYHDLRAVLEGIGVKDFKVSFSGGSLSAVVSILTGSDALTVLPFSVVFMMRRQKSISALPVRIGDPDRHLGILRYEAQPMRPSVKRFAGYIRSEFKTLSASITRVGQDAVWRP from the coding sequence ATGAAGCTTGATCCCCGTCACCTTGAATTGCTGTTTGCCATCGTTGATCGCGGCGGGTTGACCGAGGGGGCAGAGCTGCTTGGCAAGTCGCAACCAAGCCTGTCGCGATCGCTTGCGATGCTGGAGGAGCGCGTCGGCGCCCCCTTGTTTGAGCCGGGCAGGCGCCCGCTGCAGCCGACCGAATTGGGCCTTGCCCTGGCCGAGGAAGGCAGGAAGGTCTTTCTGGCAGTGCGCGGCAGCGGTGCGGTTCTGGAACAATTCCAGCGCGGCAAAAGCGGCGCAGTGCGGGTTGCCGGCACGCCGGTGTTCCTCGACGGGGTGATCTCGCCCATGATCGCCGAGTTTCAGATGGGCTACCCGGACGTGCGTATCGACCAGAGCTACGGCTATCCCGGCGACCTGATGCCGAAGCTCAAGGAGGGAACCCTTGATCTGGCCGTTCTGCCGTTGCGGCAGGCGTCAATTCCCGAAGGGTTCTCCTTTGATCAGATCCTGCCTGGCCGCAATGTTATCGCCTGCCGGGCAGGGCATCCGCTGGTCCGGCGCGGGGCAGTGAAGCTGCCGGAAATTGCGCAGTATTCCTGGATCGCGCCACCGGCGGACAGCCCGCTTTACCACGACCTGCGCGCGGTGCTTGAAGGGATCGGAGTGAAGGACTTCAAGGTCAGTTTCTCCGGCGGCTCCCTCAGCGCGGTGGTCAGTATCCTTACGGGGTCCGACGCGCTGACAGTGCTGCCGTTTTCGGTGGTGTTCATGATGCGGCGCCAGAAATCAATCAGCGCCCTGCCGGTCCGCATTGGTGATCCGGACCGGCATTTGGGCATTTTGCGCTATGAAGCCCAGCCAATGCGGCCCTCTGTAAAGCGGTTCGCGGGCTATATCCGGAGTGAGTTCAAGACCCTGTCCGCCAGTATCACCCGTGTGGGCCAGGATGCTGTCTGGCGGCCCTAA